GTCTTCGTCCACTGGCTGTCGACTGGCCTGTGCCTCACACCTGTGCTCCTGACGATGATAGAttgattattttaattatttacagGTCTCAAAGAGCTGGAATTAGACTCAGGAGGCCCTGCACCCTGTTTCCTTCTGGAGCAATGCTgaccactgacaccttttctgacaCCGGCCAAATGTTtctaggaagtgggcggggccaggtagggcttttgcccagcaatgtTTCTAATTGACTAtaggaaatttgattggctgtgcagattttttaaaatgttgctttggcagcaactgccaccacagcacaatttgcactgtgttactgaagttaaagctgtggccatcattttgtggctggctccgccccctgcagcagccattttgtggcagtatttttccccctgcacccaccatgtcttgtcagaattccaaatgtgcccgcaggctcaaaaaggttggggacccctgttctggaGGCTCCAAGCTTGAGAGAGGTACCAGCTCTCACACAGCCTACCACGTCACTTAGCCTTCAATGCATTTCAACGTTGGTGATTAATTTTAGCAGTGCaataggaagaaagctgataggaagaaagtagattcctttgaaatgtggtgttggaggagagtgttacggataccctggaccgccaaaaaaaaccagtggattttagatcaaatcaagcctggactgaccctagaagctaaaatgactaaactgaggctgtcatactttggacatattatgagaagacaagagtcactggaaaagacaatcatgctaggaaaatttgaaggcagcaggaaaagaggatggattgactctataaagcaggggtggggaatgtcaggcccgggggctgtttaaggccagcaaaatcatttggtctggccctttgtgggccctggcagatctctagctcaaaaggatctaagactggtgatccgccccctcccgcggacaggaatagcctctattcaaggtggatgtgagtttgttttgccaagaaaaggaacctttcccccccttgcagaagagtcgttagctatgcagctgctaggaccgcccaagaaactgtgttaaccctttcccacctgggccatggagaaacgtattccctctgtactacaagagggctgggggcggaagtggcgactatggaggggttaaagggggcagggccagaatgcatgcatgcggggtgggggagttcttagccagtgtgtcctcatttcatccctgcgggcggaggtagcaggagccggctgtagaatccagccctgactgtgcggagcaggagcaactccagcgtacTGCCagacggctatgcccagctggtgcaacagaccatcctgtgccaccaggtgggcgaatgCTCCACCGGTTGGATGGATGCCTGTTtgcccatgcggggggggggggtcatctggggcagctgcctgcttggggcttggtcagctaatttttaagttgataattttgtatggcccgcgaatgaagttataaatatccaaatggcccttggcagaaaaaaggttccccacccctgctataaaggaagccacggccctcaatttgcaagatctgagcaaggctgttaaggctaggacactttggaggacattgattcatagggtcaccatgagttggaaacaacttgacacacacacacacacacacacacacacaattatacaGTGGTGTCAGAACAAACGAAGAAGACTCAGCAAGGTATAACTACAACTGCTACAAGAACCGGGCCACCTCCAAGACTCAAAAATCCTTCTCATTCTAATCATAAACAGTAACATTAATTAGCTGCTCCAACAAATGCGCATGTGGTAATCCCCTGACAGATTTAGGGACTCACATTAAAAAAACCATAAAGTACTGCTGAAAGCTTCATTAAGAAGGTATAGATGCTGTTtcatttcctggaaaaaaaaaacccagacactTACCGCCAATGTCCAAGTCCGCTTTGTAATGAATATTGTGAGTATGCATTGATCCCAGTGTCAACTCTTCGACCCTGTTCCCAAAATCTGTGGCGTCGCCGAAGAAGAAAGAAGTCCTAATATACCCACTGGCATGCACCTTGATGCCAACAGCTCCATTCTGATGAAACACAAAATCCCAAATATAGTCATAGTTACCCACTGTGGAAATGGATCGGAAGACCAGAACTGAACCAACCAGCCCTCCGTAAAATGCAGGGCCTGAGTGGTCATAATGGCGTCGTATTGGACACTCAGCATTCTGCTCAAAGATGCAGATAGAGTTTTTGCGGGTGACAGGCGACGAATAATCAATGAAATAGTGCCCATCCAAATAGGTAGCTAAGTAAGGACAATCAACGCCCTGGGTGAGGGTGACGCTATTTCTCCCAAAGCCAAAGCTTAGGTCCATGTACCTGGTAGTCATTGTTGCTGGACTATTGGACCCGTAGAGGGAAGAACCATCTTGCAGACTTAACTCGTATACTATCCTCTCACCCTCAAACCTAACGTCGAAGATACGTGGCCCTCTGTTTACTTCCATTCCAAAGGCAAAGCTCCAAGACATGAAGGTGACTTGGTTGTCCCTGATGCAGTAGCGTGGACCACGAGGTTCATATTGCAAAGGGCCTGGCCACTCGGGTGGGACCCTTGGTTTCAAGGATGAGTAACCCCCCTCAAGAGGCGCCTTCTTTACTTTGGCCACTTGAACTCTCCCCTCGTTGAATTGTCTTTCAAGGTCTTCCATGTCCTCAAAGTACTGCCCATTATAGAACACGTTCAGCACTTTCCACTCAGAAGCATCCAAGCTGCTAACATCCACTTGCAGCTCCAGTCCAACTGGATGCAAATAAGAGCCAGAAACGTTCTGGAAATGATACAACCAGATTTTCCTGTCTCCCGATTTAAACcctggtggcagagcagggtACCTCACAAAGCTGCTTCCATTATACTCAAGTACCCTGTGCATAAAGTTTGGAGCTTTTGAATAGTCCTTGCTCATGAGGATATTGATGTATTCTAGGTCACGTCTCAAAGGAAATCTTCGGTAATATGGCAGCTTCCCTCCATACTTCTGCTCTGTGACATCTTGGTGGGATGTTGGCTTTGGAAGAGGACCCACTACATATTCGGTGATGTTTGGGTCCTCTTGGTTTCCAAAGTGGACCACCGCCAGAGCTTGCCGTGTAGGTTTTCTCCCCTGGTGATCCAGGAATTCCAGCACCTCTGCTTTGGGGGGAAGCTGAAGGCTGATGGAATAAATGCAGTTGTCAGATGGCTTGGCTTGAGGGGGCTCCACTAACAGCACCCCCAGGTTGTTCCACAAGTACCTCTTTACCTGCATCATCTCCCCCACAGTTAGATCAGCAAAGACCAGGCTGTGGTCATCTTGGCTTCCCTTCTCCAAGCATAAATCCTGGTGCTGGCTCTCACAGACCAGGGGCTCTTCTTGTTGTGTTTTGAATATCCAGCCTAAGATGAAAGCCATTGCTGGGCATATAGCGAGGAGGGCACAAACCCATTTCAAGTTCATTTTCAGCATTGCTGGTTCCTGGGGTTTGTAAAGCAGTTAGGAGAATGCAGACTGAAGCAGCGTCTTGAGTAAAGCCCTCATTAGGGGAGGAGATCTGGTACGAATGAGGTTCAAACTTGTATAATTTTCTTGCTTCAGCATGTACCTCCCACTCAGCAACTGGGCCTTTCTACAAACTCATTAGATTAGCTCGAGAGCACCTTTTAATTAGTCACAACTTATACAAATTGATAATATCTAAAGTACACAAATAGTACAGGTGGAACCAGGTATAGGGAAACTGTCCAGCAGAGGAAGTTTTTGGTACAATTCCTTTAAAATGAGTTGAATGGGAGACCCAACAGACCCTTCTTATGGTCGATTCTTGTTGCAAAAGCATCAGCTATTCCTGGGCAAAGTATCTTAATGAAGGATAAGACCATCCTATCCTGATCCCACCATTTACATGTGACCCCTGGCTTTTCATCCAGTCAACAGCAATATCAAATCACAGGACAAATAGAACTCCaccggaggagaagaagaagaagaagagttggtttttatatgctgactttctctactacttaagggaaaataaaaccagcttacaatctccttcccttcctctccccacaacagacaccctgtgagttaggtggggctgagtgtaagctctagccctgcggcaaacccataaacagattccagcagatggcaagtccactaaagcagttttattggttaggatcaacaggtttcagaagccatattcaaaaggacaccaGTAAGGGGCAAAAAGCAAGgtgcatagcatatatggaaaagcaaaaggagataactggtaacctaggcaacccccctcccagaggcaggaaggagcacttggcgattcccacagtatgggaatctacgaagactaaacatggggcacagactggctttggacagaacagcacaacagcacctgggagcagcacaatcgcactaccgcataccatcctcatggctttctcctgacattctgcccccctaaagaaccccctcaccctcccaccatGGGTTTCTGAGGGTAGgctgcatgaaattcttgtactatgtggggggcggagacatcacaggcgcgcacccattcatcatgggcgggactaaaatgtttccagcggaccaggtactgaagggcacagtagcgaatgcgagaatccagtattttagccactttgaaatgctcctcccccccaccatttcattcacttcgggttgtggttcaggatgccatttttgggaaggaacaaacggttttaaaagactgacatggaacacaggatggattcttcgtagggacttgggcaaggagagttccacagccactggattaataatccgggaaatggggaatggacctacatacttggcactgagcttatcacacgggcgggtggatcgtaggttcttggtggacaaatagacaagattccccactttgcattccatactgggggagcgatgtttgtcagcttgagccttggaACGCCGTTTGGcccgctctagatttttaaccagccatggccaggttgtttgaatagaacGTACCCATCCTGCCACatctgctcccccctcctcctcaaaaacatcaatatgaccagcggggccaaactctttaccatggacaacctggaaagggctgaatcctgtggattggtgaaccgcattattataaacatattcagcaaaaggcaacaggtctacccaatgatcttgatggtaattaacgtaacagcgtaaatagcattccaacaccgcatttacccTTTCAGTCTGACCGTCCTTTTgaggatggaaggcactagacagtccttgttctactccgaccaatttgagaaaagccttccagaatttggccacgaaatttgaacccctgtccgtcactatcttgcgcagaaaggaatggagacggaagacatgtgacacaaagaggcgggccaatttcggggcggaaggggtacaagatgcacctgttctgaaaacaaatcagtaatcacccaaagaactgtctttcccccactaggggataggtccgtcatgaagtccattgcaattacttcccatggtttcgagggagtctctaacggttgtaaaagtccgggcaacttgccctgagatcgtttggctgctgcacagatggggcagctgcggatgaaggagtccacatctgatcgcatgccagcccaccaaaactgtctccgtagtaaatgcaatgttttgaggaatccgaaatgtccggcggtcttggcgccatgaaccaaacccaaaacctccccccacaacgctgccggaacatacaatttagaatctttgtaccaaaactccccacgTTTAAGTAAAGTAACTGGGAGGGTTTGCGAGGACAGTTCCGCTTGATGACTGCGgaggagagtctccttaaaggaatcagacagtccttccaccccctccggagaggaGTTGGCGGGCAGCTTGACCGGGGATAGAGCCgatacaggtgcagggagcgGCTTAACAGGGCGCTCAGGTCCCCGCACCTCAGGAACggtggctgtcagtcgctcagggggaggaggaagcgaggcgggcGGTGCTGTTGGTTCAGCCGGGcgtggggttttccccccatcgaaagcggcggcggtggggatcgggtctgagaacgggtttgtacggccaaagtgggcaacagacctcgttgggcaggggtaaagagcgactctgtgggccgatcaaccttggtgggatattggggaagtctggataaagcgtcagccagaaggttttgcttccctggtacatattttaggacgaattgaaactgggcaaagaagtccgcccagagcatgtgcttcgcggacagcttgcaagcccccattagggcctctaggtttttgtgatcagaccacacttcaaagggcaccttggaaccttctaaaaactgcctccacactgtctgggcatgcttcaccgcagcgggttccttttcccaaacggcccagttgaattcggattgagtgaactttttagaaaaaaatgtgcacggatgtaggtgcccatcctcccttcgctgcaggagtgcaccccccatcactacatcggaagcatctacATGCACTacaaatggttgattgcagtccgggtgctgcaaaacaggtttggaTGTAAAAAGTTgattaagactatcgaaggcggcttgacactggggggtccactccacccgggcgttgggtaaggtattcccctttcccttagtcttatgGAGGTTCATAATGGGTAGCACAatctgagcaaaatgtgggaggaacgccctgtaaaaattcacGAACCTgaggaatctttggacctgtttacgagtagagggtggttcccaatcgagcactgcttgcaccttgtcaggatccatagtcagtccttggtgtgagataatatatcctaggaaagtcaattgcttcttatggaattcgcacttagacactttagc
This genomic window from Euleptes europaea isolate rEulEur1 chromosome 18, rEulEur1.hap1, whole genome shotgun sequence contains:
- the LOC130490920 gene encoding primary amine oxidase, lung isozyme-like, encoding MAFILGWIFKTQQEEPLVCESQHQDLCLEKGSQDDHSLVFADLTVGEMMQVKRYLWNNLGVLLVEPPQAKPSDNCIYSISLQLPPKAEVLEFLDHQGRKPTRQALAVVHFGNQEDPNITEYVVGPLPKPTSHQDVTEQKYGGKLPYYRRFPLRRDLEYINILMSKDYSKAPNFMHRVLEYNGSSFVRYPALPPGFKSGDRKIWLYHFQNVSGSYLHPVGLELQVDVSSLDASEWKVLNVFYNGQYFEDMEDLERQFNEGRVQVAKVKKAPLEGGYSSLKPRVPPEWPGPLQYEPRGPRYCIRDNQVTFMSWSFAFGMEVNRGPRIFDVRFEGERIVYELSLQDGSSLYGSNSPATMTTRYMDLSFGFGRNSVTLTQGVDCPYLATYLDGHYFIDYSSPVTRKNSICIFEQNAECPIRRHYDHSGPAFYGGLVGSVLVFRSISTVGNYDYIWDFVFHQNGAVGIKVHASGYIRTSFFFGDATDFGNRVEELTLGSMHTHNIHYKADLDIGAMAGNGDDKKDEDSTVPTNPDPSPSEGKSTGKTPSGADSGSCLGTKPKTTRLNTWIESLRAWYLSRDETRARRTAVPGTGFEDDPARKEALLLHQMEEERQW